The proteins below come from a single Bacillus horti genomic window:
- a CDS encoding glycosyltransferase family 4 protein has protein sequence MERKRYLAIGPLPPPIGGDTVSFSRLLQSQLLNEQVELDVLDTSRKDRESQIGRRLQLKDLMNGFRFFKQAFSYRKKVDGVLIWSNSRFSYTIGLILIALFKLYRKKVILKLFGTSLPALFKRLPYIYQRFAAIFFKKVDYVLPQTTSVVNFFKEEVGLRAEQVVPFPNFLVQEPMELKPLSVERMKKLKAIFVGQVKEPKGVFDILAALEGNEQLSCDFYGTIFEKDRAAFMEQVEKLENATYKGEISSEQVVQTIREYDILLLPSFYPGEGYPGVVIEAFFAGVPVLATYWNDLSDIVINHYNGVLVPIQSPEKIRSKLAKFVEQPTRLRLLEEGATEAAHKYTEKEILGKLLALL, from the coding sequence AGCTACTTAATGAACAGGTTGAGCTAGACGTACTAGATACGTCGCGGAAGGATCGGGAAAGTCAGATTGGGAGAAGGCTACAGCTCAAGGATTTGATGAATGGATTTCGTTTTTTTAAGCAGGCCTTTTCTTATCGGAAAAAGGTGGACGGGGTACTGATCTGGTCCAATAGCCGTTTTTCCTACACCATAGGTCTCATCCTAATTGCTTTATTTAAGCTTTACCGCAAAAAAGTCATTCTTAAGCTATTCGGAACTTCCCTTCCAGCGTTATTTAAACGGTTGCCGTATATCTACCAACGCTTTGCCGCTATTTTCTTTAAAAAGGTGGATTATGTGCTTCCGCAAACAACGTCTGTGGTGAATTTTTTTAAGGAAGAGGTGGGCTTACGGGCGGAGCAGGTGGTGCCCTTTCCTAACTTTTTAGTTCAGGAGCCTATGGAGCTTAAGCCTCTGTCTGTTGAACGGATGAAGAAGCTCAAAGCAATTTTTGTCGGACAGGTGAAGGAACCAAAAGGAGTTTTTGATATATTAGCAGCCCTTGAAGGAAATGAGCAGCTAAGCTGTGATTTTTACGGCACAATTTTTGAAAAGGACCGTGCAGCGTTCATGGAGCAGGTGGAAAAGCTAGAGAACGCTACATACAAGGGAGAAATAAGCAGTGAACAGGTTGTTCAGACCATTAGAGAATACGACATTCTGCTACTGCCCTCCTTTTATCCAGGAGAAGGCTATCCCGGCGTAGTCATTGAAGCGTTTTTTGCGGGGGTTCCCGTGCTGGCTACCTATTGGAATGACTTAAGTGATATAGTTATCAACCATTATAACGGAGTGCTCGTTCCTATTCAGTCGCCTGAGAAAATAAGGAGCAAGCTAGCGAAGTTCGTGGAGCAACCAACTCGATTAAGGCTACTAGAAGAAGGGGCTACAGAAGCAGCACACAAATATACGGAGAAAGAGATTCTGGGAAAGCTTCTAGCATTGTTGTAG